Proteins from one Lonchura striata isolate bLonStr1 chromosome 28, bLonStr1.mat, whole genome shotgun sequence genomic window:
- the SCAMP4 gene encoding secretory carrier-associated membrane protein 4, translating into MAEKVNNFPPLPKFIPLKPCFYQNFADEIPIDYQFLVKRIYHVWIFYCITLAVNLIACLAWWIGGGYGVNFGLAILWLILFSPCGYVCWFRPAYKAFRSDSSFNFMAFFFIFGAQFLLTVLQAIGFSGWGACGWLAAITFFSTNVAAAVFMLFPAIMFTMSAVAMLICIIRVHKIYRGAGGSFQKAQDEWNSGAWRNPPSREAQYSNFSGNSLPEYPTVPNYPSANQWP; encoded by the exons AAAAGGTGAATAACTTCCCACCACTCCCCAAGTTCATCCCTCTGAAACCATGTTTCTACCAGAATTTTGCTGATGAAATCCCCATCGATTACCAGTTCCTGGTGAAGAGAATCTATCATGTGTGGATCT TTTACTGCATCACGCTGGCCGTGAACCTCATCGCCTGCCTGGCCTGGTGGATCGGGGGAGGCTACGGGGTCAACTTTGGCCTGGCCATCCTCTGGCTGATCCTCTTCAGCCCCTGTGGCTATGTCTGCTGGTTCCGCCCTGCCTACAAAGCCTTTCG GTCGGACAGTTCCTTTAATTTCATGgcctttttcttcatctttggGGCGCAGTTCCTCCTGACGGTCCTGCAGGCAATCGGCTTCTCCGGATGGGGAGCGTG tGGATGGTTGGCAGCCATCACCTTCTTCAGCACCAACGTGGCAGCTGCTGTGTTCATGCTGTTCCCTGCCATCATGTTCACGATGTCAGCAGTTGCAATGCTCATCTGCATTATTAGG GTACATAAAATCTACCGAGGGGCTGGTGGAAGCttccagaaggctcaagatgaGTGGAACAGCGGCGCATGGAGGAACcctcccagcagggaggccCAATACAGCAATTTTTCTGGGAACAGCCTGCCAGAGTATCCCACAGTGCCCAACTACCCCTCTGCAAACCAATGGCCTTAA